Within the Salinimonas marina genome, the region TTAACCCCTACAGTCTGACCGGGCTGGGGCGGTATTTGCCGATTAAGCGCGATAATGTTTTGCACGAAGCAGGCTGTTATTCTGCGCATCGGGTAAAGGACTGGCTGGGGCTGCTGGGCTATGACATTATCGAGCAACGAAACATTTTATTTTCAATGCTGTTTTTTAATCAGCGTAAACGGCTGCCGACTCGTTGGCATCATCAGTTAAGCCGGTATTTGCCGTGGTGTTCGTCGGTCTACGTGATTCTGGCCCGTAAACGGGTATGGCCGATGACAACGGTACGTCCCAGATGGAAACTCAATCCACGTTTTTCGACGGTGGGGGCCGGTTTATCGGCGTCGGTTAGCCATTCTGAAACCCCTGCCCAATAAAAAAGGCAGCGTCAAAGCTGCCTTTTTTGTCTCTCGCTTTTACCAGCAATGCGCAGGTTGCGCGATCTATTTCACCCGCATTCCGGGTTTGGCGCCTTCATGAGGCTCCATAATGTACAGGTCTTTGCCACCCGGGCCGGCGGCCAGCACCATGCCTTCAGACATGCCAAAACGCATCTTGCGCGGTGCCAGATTGGCCACCATCAAAGTGTGCTTGCCAATTAAGTTTTGTGGATCGTAGGCCGATTTAATGCCGGCAAATACCTGACGCTTTTCTTCGCCCAGATCAAGTTCCAGTCGCAGCAACTTATCTGCGCCTTCAACATGCTCGGCATTGGCAATAAGGGCAACCCGAAGGTCAACCTTTGCAAACTCATCAAAACTGATGGTTTCACTTACCGGATCTTTGGCCAGTTCGCTGTCAGGGTCAGCTGCCGGTGCGGCCGCTTCCAGACTTTCTTTTGAGGCATCTACCATAGCGTCGATTTTCTCCATTTCAACCCGCTGCATCATCGGTTTGAATTTATTGATGGCATGGCCGGTCAGTACCTGTTGGGTACTTTCCCAGTTCAAAGTGTCGTTCAAGAAGGCTTCGGATTTTTCTGCCAGTACCGGCAATACCGGTTTCAGGTAGGTCACCAGAATGCGGAACATATTGATACCCAGTGAGCATACATCATGGGTAAACTGTTGTTTACCGTCTTCTTTGATGGTCACCCAGGGCGCATTGGCATCAATAAACTGGTTGGCTTTGTCAGCCAGTGCCATGATTTCACGGATGGCCTGATGATATTTACGCTTTTCATACAGTTGCGCGATGCTATCGGCGGCATTATGGAACTCGTCCAGTAAGCTTTGATCGATTACGGTGTCGGATAATTTGCCATCAAAACGCTTAGTGATAAAGCTGGCACAACGGCTGGCAATATTGACCACCTTGCCAACCAGATCAGAATTCACTTTATGGGCAAAGTCCTGAAAGTTCAGGTCGATGTCGGCCACATTGTCGCCTAGTTTGGCAGCAAAGTAGTAGCGCAGATATTCCGGGTTCAGATGGTCAAGATAGGTACGGCCTTTAATAAAGGTGCCCCGTGACTTAGACATCTTTTTGCCATTAACGGTCACAAAACCATGAATATTCACGCCGGTAGGCTTACGATAGCCTGCGCCTTCAAGCATGGCTGGCCAGAACAGACAATGGAAATAAGTGATGTCTTTACCAATAAAGTGATACAGCTCGGCATCCGAACCGGCTTTCCAGAAATCATCAAATTCCAGATTGTTTTGATCGCAATAATTTTTAAAGCTGGCCATGTAGCCCACCGGGGCATCGACCCAAACATAGAAAAACTTGTTCGGTGCGCCTGGAATTTCAAACCCGAAGTAGGGGGCGTCACGGCTAATGTCCCATTGCTGCAAACCTTCTTCAAACCATTCCTGCAGTTTGTTGGCCATTTCATCCTGGATGGCACCGGAGCGGATCCAGCCCTTTAGCATCTCTTCAAACTTAGGTAGATCGAAGAAAAAGTGCTCGGATTCCTTTAATACCGGGGTCGCACCTGAAACTACACTACGGGGATTTTTCACTTCTACCGGGCTGTAGGTCGCGCCACACACATCGCAGCTGTCGCCGTTTTGATCTTCGGCGCCGCAGCTGGGGCAGGTGCCTTTAACAAACCGGTCGGGCAAAAACATTTCTTTTTGCGGGTCGTACAACTGGTTGATCGTACGCTTGGAGATATACCCGGCGTTATCAAGGCGGGTGTAAATCTCTTCGCACAATGCCTTGTTTTCAGGCGAGTGAGTCACATAATAGTTGTCATAGTTAACATAAAAGTCTTGCAGATCCTGATGATGCTCGGCGCGGGTTTTAGCGACCATTTCTTCAGGTGTGATACCCTGTTCCTGTGCTTTTAGCATCACCGGGGTGCCATGTGCATCATCAGCACACACGCTGTAGCATTCGTGACCACGAAGACGCTGAAACCGGGTCCAGATGTCGGTCTGGATATGTTCCAGCAAGTGACCCAAATGAATAGACCCGTTGGCATAGGGCAGAGCACTGGTAACCAGTATACGGCGGGCGTCCGCAGTGGCTGGTGCAGCAGAAGACGAGGTGTTTTCTGACATAATGACTTTTACTGTTCTCAAGCGTTACAAAATGGCTGCAAATACTAGCTGATATTGGTCAATTTTGCATTACGTAATTACATCGAACCCATACATCAAAGGCTGCCTATGTTTTTTAACCGCAAAAGCAACAAACTTCATCATAGCGCGGCAAGCGCTCTGGCGCATTATTTCAGCATTACCGAAGACACCACCCAACCCTGGGTGCAGGTTCACGACGCCGAGATCACGATTACACTGCCATTTTGTGTGATGTCGCAACATACTGCCCTAACCGGTTACCTTCAGGATGAATTGCAGCATCAGGGCCTGACCGCCTCACAGATAACGCTGAACACCCAAGTACATAGTGCCAAAACCACCCTGGCGCCGGTAAAAAATATAAAAAATATTGTGGCCGTGGCCTCGGGCAAAGGCGGCGTGGGCAAGTCCACGACGGCAGTGAATCTGGCGTACGCACT harbors:
- the metG gene encoding methionine--tRNA ligase, which translates into the protein MSENTSSSAAPATADARRILVTSALPYANGSIHLGHLLEHIQTDIWTRFQRLRGHECYSVCADDAHGTPVMLKAQEQGITPEEMVAKTRAEHHQDLQDFYVNYDNYYVTHSPENKALCEEIYTRLDNAGYISKRTINQLYDPQKEMFLPDRFVKGTCPSCGAEDQNGDSCDVCGATYSPVEVKNPRSVVSGATPVLKESEHFFFDLPKFEEMLKGWIRSGAIQDEMANKLQEWFEEGLQQWDISRDAPYFGFEIPGAPNKFFYVWVDAPVGYMASFKNYCDQNNLEFDDFWKAGSDAELYHFIGKDITYFHCLFWPAMLEGAGYRKPTGVNIHGFVTVNGKKMSKSRGTFIKGRTYLDHLNPEYLRYYFAAKLGDNVADIDLNFQDFAHKVNSDLVGKVVNIASRCASFITKRFDGKLSDTVIDQSLLDEFHNAADSIAQLYEKRKYHQAIREIMALADKANQFIDANAPWVTIKEDGKQQFTHDVCSLGINMFRILVTYLKPVLPVLAEKSEAFLNDTLNWESTQQVLTGHAINKFKPMMQRVEMEKIDAMVDASKESLEAAAPAADPDSELAKDPVSETISFDEFAKVDLRVALIANAEHVEGADKLLRLELDLGEEKRQVFAGIKSAYDPQNLIGKHTLMVANLAPRKMRFGMSEGMVLAAGPGGKDLYIMEPHEGAKPGMRVK